The following are from one region of the Mauremys reevesii isolate NIE-2019 linkage group 2, ASM1616193v1, whole genome shotgun sequence genome:
- the ARHGAP25 gene encoding rho GTPase-activating protein 25 isoform X2, with translation MTGDPMAACNWAASPNLLERPLKIGWLKKQRSIVKNWQQRYFVLRGQQLCYYKDEEDAKPQGCLFLQGSTIKEAVSNPEEAGKFIFEIIPGVSGDQNRTGQDSYVLMANSQSEMDEWVKSIRRVVGSPSGVVFGQRLAETVAYEQKFGQHLVPILVETCAEFIREHGMNEEGIFRLPGQDNLVKQLRDAFDAGERPSFDRDTDVHTVASLFKLYLRELPEPVVPWLQYEDFLLCGMLLNADEMKGHQELVKQLSLLPRVNYNLLSYICRFLHEIQLNSSVNKMSVDNLATVIGVNLIRPKIEDPAVIMRGTPQIQRVMTVMISDHAKLFPVSKDEPPSPPAQRNDSKKIQVPRSSVGWDAAEDPPASKANTVTHGQMRDDLDTSSPTSSGAAVRLGASLEDNDVNQSKDMLEMWKIQSRKRTQTLPNRKSFLIASSQGEKASSDKNDIFSNDFWTSSGSQLSPTSPKEHKRTLSQDLFKLLDLHRTSTYDNVPTCQAESGESTCTSPLSTASNSSKKDLLANQSPSLVPKELLGPNISAENCGSGQENQESLRKVILGLKKEMEVQKKDYEEQIKSLQKENYEVWAKVVRLNEEIEKEKKKFAALELKLQNVERSREDVEKRNKVLEQEIQDFVKSMSDPRDKGK, from the exons ATGACCGGTGATCCCATGGCGGCCTGCAACTGGGCAGCCTCCCCGAACCTGCTGGAGCGGCCCCTGAAGATCGGCTGGCTGAAGAAGCAGCGCTCTATCGTCAAGAACTGGCAGCAACGGTACTTTGTACTGAGGGGCCAGCAGCTGTGTTACTACAAGGACGAGGAAGATGCCAAGCCCCAG GGCTGCctgtttctgcagggaagcactATCAAGGAGGCAGTCAGCAACCCAGAGGAAGCGGGGAAGTTTATCTTTGAAATCATCCCAG GGGTCTCGGGAGACCAGAATCGAACAGGACAAGACTCCTATGTACTGATGGCCAACTCCCAATCCGAGATGGATGAGTGGGTTAAGTCGATCCGAAGAGTGGTGGGATCGCCATCAGGAG TGGTATTTGGCCAGCGCTTGGCTGAGACTGTGGCGTATGAACAGAAATTCGGGCAGCACCTGGTCCCCATCTTGGTGGAGACATGTGCAGAGTTTATACGTGAGCACGGCATGAATGAGGAGGGCATCTTCCGACTGCCTGGCCAGGACAACCTGGTGAAACAGCTGAGGGACGCATTTGACGCTGGGGAAAGGCCATCTTTTGACCG CGATACAGATGTACATACAGTGGCCTCTTTGTTCAAACTCTACCTGAGGGAACTCCCCGAGCCGGTTGTACCGTGGTTGCAGTATGAGGACTTCCTTCTGTGTGGAATGCTTCTGAATGCTGATGAAATGAAG GGTCATCAGGAGCTAGTGAAGCAGCTGTCTCTGCTTCCCCGAGTCAATTACAACCTCCTCAGTTATATCTGCAG GTTCCTACATGAAATACAGCTGAACTCCAGCGTCAACAAGATGAGTGTGGATAACCTGGCAACAGTGATTGGAGTGAATCTCATCAGGCCGAAGATAGAGGACCCTGCAGTTATTATGAGAG GCACCCCGCAGATCCAGAGAGTGATGACTGTGATGATAAGCGACCATGCCAAGCTCTTCCCTGTGTCAAAAGATGAGCCCCCTTCTCCACCTGCCCAAAGGAACGATTCCAAGAAGATCCAAGTGCCGCGCAGTTCTGTGGGCTGGGATGCTGCAGAAGATCCACCAGCATCCAAGGCAAACACTGTAACCCATGGCCAAATG AGAGATGACCTAGATACCAGCAGTCCCACTTCCTCTGGAGCTGCGGTCAGGCTGGGCGCATCCCTTGAAGATAATGATGTAAACCAATCCAAAGATATGTTGGAAATGTGGAAAATACAGTCCAGGAAAAGAACTCAGACCCTTCCTAACAGGAAATCCTTCCTAATTGCTTCCTCTCAGGGGGAGAAAGCCAGCAGCGATAAAAATGACATATTCAGCAATGACTTTTGGACATCTTCAGGAAGTCAGTTGTCTCCGACTTCCCCGAAGGAACACAAAAGAACATTGTCTCAGGATCTTTTTAAGCTGCTCGACCTTCACCGGACTTCGACCTACGACAATGTCCCTACCTGCCAGGCAGAGAGTGGGGAGAGCACTTGCACTAGCCCTCTCAGCACAGCAAGCAACAGCTCCAAGAAAGATTTGTTAGCAAACCAAAGCCCTAGCCTTGTGCCAAAGGAACTATTGGGTCCAAACATCAGTGCTGAGAACTGTGGCTCTGGTCAGGAGAACCAGGAGTCCCTTCGAAAGGTGATCCTGGGgctgaaaaaagaaatggaaGTGCAGAAAAAGGACTATGAAGAGCAAATTAAAAG CCTCCAGAAGGAGAACTACGAAGTCTGGGCCAAAGTGGTGCGACTGAATGAAGAGATCgagaaagagaagaagaagtTTGCGGCGCTGGAATTGAAGCTTCAGAATGTGGAGCGCTCACGGGAAGACGTTGAGAAGAGGAACAAGGTGCTGGAGCAGGAGATCCAGGACTTCGTCAAATCCATGAGTGATCCCAGGGacaaaggaaaataa
- the ARHGAP25 gene encoding rho GTPase-activating protein 25 isoform X3: protein MGCLFLQGSTIKEAVSNPEEAGKFIFEIIPGVSGDQNRTGQDSYVLMANSQSEMDEWVKSIRRVVGSPSGVVFGQRLAETVAYEQKFGQHLVPILVETCAEFIREHGMNEEGIFRLPGQDNLVKQLRDAFDAGERPSFDRDTDVHTVASLFKLYLRELPEPVVPWLQYEDFLLCGMLLNADEMKGHQELVKQLSLLPRVNYNLLSYICRFLHEIQLNSSVNKMSVDNLATVIGVNLIRPKIEDPAVIMRGTPQIQRVMTVMISDHAKLFPVSKDEPPSPPAQRNDSKKIQVPRSSVGWDAAEDPPASKANTVTHGQMRDDLDTSSPTSSGAAVRLGASLEDNDVNQSKDMLEMWKIQSRKRTQTLPNRKSFLIASSQGEKASSDKNDIFSNDFWTSSGSQLSPTSPKEHKRTLSQDLFKLLDLHRTSTYDNVPTCQAESGESTCTSPLSTASNSSKKDLLANQSPSLVPKELLGPNISAENCGSGQENQESLRKVILGLKKEMEVQKKDYEEQIKSLQKENYEVWAKVVRLNEEIEKEKKKFAALELKLQNVERSREDVEKRNKVLEQEIQDFVKSMSDPRDKGK, encoded by the exons atg GGCTGCctgtttctgcagggaagcactATCAAGGAGGCAGTCAGCAACCCAGAGGAAGCGGGGAAGTTTATCTTTGAAATCATCCCAG GGGTCTCGGGAGACCAGAATCGAACAGGACAAGACTCCTATGTACTGATGGCCAACTCCCAATCCGAGATGGATGAGTGGGTTAAGTCGATCCGAAGAGTGGTGGGATCGCCATCAGGAG TGGTATTTGGCCAGCGCTTGGCTGAGACTGTGGCGTATGAACAGAAATTCGGGCAGCACCTGGTCCCCATCTTGGTGGAGACATGTGCAGAGTTTATACGTGAGCACGGCATGAATGAGGAGGGCATCTTCCGACTGCCTGGCCAGGACAACCTGGTGAAACAGCTGAGGGACGCATTTGACGCTGGGGAAAGGCCATCTTTTGACCG CGATACAGATGTACATACAGTGGCCTCTTTGTTCAAACTCTACCTGAGGGAACTCCCCGAGCCGGTTGTACCGTGGTTGCAGTATGAGGACTTCCTTCTGTGTGGAATGCTTCTGAATGCTGATGAAATGAAG GGTCATCAGGAGCTAGTGAAGCAGCTGTCTCTGCTTCCCCGAGTCAATTACAACCTCCTCAGTTATATCTGCAG GTTCCTACATGAAATACAGCTGAACTCCAGCGTCAACAAGATGAGTGTGGATAACCTGGCAACAGTGATTGGAGTGAATCTCATCAGGCCGAAGATAGAGGACCCTGCAGTTATTATGAGAG GCACCCCGCAGATCCAGAGAGTGATGACTGTGATGATAAGCGACCATGCCAAGCTCTTCCCTGTGTCAAAAGATGAGCCCCCTTCTCCACCTGCCCAAAGGAACGATTCCAAGAAGATCCAAGTGCCGCGCAGTTCTGTGGGCTGGGATGCTGCAGAAGATCCACCAGCATCCAAGGCAAACACTGTAACCCATGGCCAAATG AGAGATGACCTAGATACCAGCAGTCCCACTTCCTCTGGAGCTGCGGTCAGGCTGGGCGCATCCCTTGAAGATAATGATGTAAACCAATCCAAAGATATGTTGGAAATGTGGAAAATACAGTCCAGGAAAAGAACTCAGACCCTTCCTAACAGGAAATCCTTCCTAATTGCTTCCTCTCAGGGGGAGAAAGCCAGCAGCGATAAAAATGACATATTCAGCAATGACTTTTGGACATCTTCAGGAAGTCAGTTGTCTCCGACTTCCCCGAAGGAACACAAAAGAACATTGTCTCAGGATCTTTTTAAGCTGCTCGACCTTCACCGGACTTCGACCTACGACAATGTCCCTACCTGCCAGGCAGAGAGTGGGGAGAGCACTTGCACTAGCCCTCTCAGCACAGCAAGCAACAGCTCCAAGAAAGATTTGTTAGCAAACCAAAGCCCTAGCCTTGTGCCAAAGGAACTATTGGGTCCAAACATCAGTGCTGAGAACTGTGGCTCTGGTCAGGAGAACCAGGAGTCCCTTCGAAAGGTGATCCTGGGgctgaaaaaagaaatggaaGTGCAGAAAAAGGACTATGAAGAGCAAATTAAAAG CCTCCAGAAGGAGAACTACGAAGTCTGGGCCAAAGTGGTGCGACTGAATGAAGAGATCgagaaagagaagaagaagtTTGCGGCGCTGGAATTGAAGCTTCAGAATGTGGAGCGCTCACGGGAAGACGTTGAGAAGAGGAACAAGGTGCTGGAGCAGGAGATCCAGGACTTCGTCAAATCCATGAGTGATCCCAGGGacaaaggaaaataa
- the ARHGAP25 gene encoding rho GTPase-activating protein 25 isoform X1 has protein sequence MSLKLPRNWDFNLKLDAAKIARSRSVMTGDPMAACNWAASPNLLERPLKIGWLKKQRSIVKNWQQRYFVLRGQQLCYYKDEEDAKPQGCLFLQGSTIKEAVSNPEEAGKFIFEIIPGVSGDQNRTGQDSYVLMANSQSEMDEWVKSIRRVVGSPSGVVFGQRLAETVAYEQKFGQHLVPILVETCAEFIREHGMNEEGIFRLPGQDNLVKQLRDAFDAGERPSFDRDTDVHTVASLFKLYLRELPEPVVPWLQYEDFLLCGMLLNADEMKGHQELVKQLSLLPRVNYNLLSYICRFLHEIQLNSSVNKMSVDNLATVIGVNLIRPKIEDPAVIMRGTPQIQRVMTVMISDHAKLFPVSKDEPPSPPAQRNDSKKIQVPRSSVGWDAAEDPPASKANTVTHGQMRDDLDTSSPTSSGAAVRLGASLEDNDVNQSKDMLEMWKIQSRKRTQTLPNRKSFLIASSQGEKASSDKNDIFSNDFWTSSGSQLSPTSPKEHKRTLSQDLFKLLDLHRTSTYDNVPTCQAESGESTCTSPLSTASNSSKKDLLANQSPSLVPKELLGPNISAENCGSGQENQESLRKVILGLKKEMEVQKKDYEEQIKSLQKENYEVWAKVVRLNEEIEKEKKKFAALELKLQNVERSREDVEKRNKVLEQEIQDFVKSMSDPRDKGK, from the exons CTCGTTCCAGGAGCGTGATGACCGGTGATCCCATGGCGGCCTGCAACTGGGCAGCCTCCCCGAACCTGCTGGAGCGGCCCCTGAAGATCGGCTGGCTGAAGAAGCAGCGCTCTATCGTCAAGAACTGGCAGCAACGGTACTTTGTACTGAGGGGCCAGCAGCTGTGTTACTACAAGGACGAGGAAGATGCCAAGCCCCAG GGCTGCctgtttctgcagggaagcactATCAAGGAGGCAGTCAGCAACCCAGAGGAAGCGGGGAAGTTTATCTTTGAAATCATCCCAG GGGTCTCGGGAGACCAGAATCGAACAGGACAAGACTCCTATGTACTGATGGCCAACTCCCAATCCGAGATGGATGAGTGGGTTAAGTCGATCCGAAGAGTGGTGGGATCGCCATCAGGAG TGGTATTTGGCCAGCGCTTGGCTGAGACTGTGGCGTATGAACAGAAATTCGGGCAGCACCTGGTCCCCATCTTGGTGGAGACATGTGCAGAGTTTATACGTGAGCACGGCATGAATGAGGAGGGCATCTTCCGACTGCCTGGCCAGGACAACCTGGTGAAACAGCTGAGGGACGCATTTGACGCTGGGGAAAGGCCATCTTTTGACCG CGATACAGATGTACATACAGTGGCCTCTTTGTTCAAACTCTACCTGAGGGAACTCCCCGAGCCGGTTGTACCGTGGTTGCAGTATGAGGACTTCCTTCTGTGTGGAATGCTTCTGAATGCTGATGAAATGAAG GGTCATCAGGAGCTAGTGAAGCAGCTGTCTCTGCTTCCCCGAGTCAATTACAACCTCCTCAGTTATATCTGCAG GTTCCTACATGAAATACAGCTGAACTCCAGCGTCAACAAGATGAGTGTGGATAACCTGGCAACAGTGATTGGAGTGAATCTCATCAGGCCGAAGATAGAGGACCCTGCAGTTATTATGAGAG GCACCCCGCAGATCCAGAGAGTGATGACTGTGATGATAAGCGACCATGCCAAGCTCTTCCCTGTGTCAAAAGATGAGCCCCCTTCTCCACCTGCCCAAAGGAACGATTCCAAGAAGATCCAAGTGCCGCGCAGTTCTGTGGGCTGGGATGCTGCAGAAGATCCACCAGCATCCAAGGCAAACACTGTAACCCATGGCCAAATG AGAGATGACCTAGATACCAGCAGTCCCACTTCCTCTGGAGCTGCGGTCAGGCTGGGCGCATCCCTTGAAGATAATGATGTAAACCAATCCAAAGATATGTTGGAAATGTGGAAAATACAGTCCAGGAAAAGAACTCAGACCCTTCCTAACAGGAAATCCTTCCTAATTGCTTCCTCTCAGGGGGAGAAAGCCAGCAGCGATAAAAATGACATATTCAGCAATGACTTTTGGACATCTTCAGGAAGTCAGTTGTCTCCGACTTCCCCGAAGGAACACAAAAGAACATTGTCTCAGGATCTTTTTAAGCTGCTCGACCTTCACCGGACTTCGACCTACGACAATGTCCCTACCTGCCAGGCAGAGAGTGGGGAGAGCACTTGCACTAGCCCTCTCAGCACAGCAAGCAACAGCTCCAAGAAAGATTTGTTAGCAAACCAAAGCCCTAGCCTTGTGCCAAAGGAACTATTGGGTCCAAACATCAGTGCTGAGAACTGTGGCTCTGGTCAGGAGAACCAGGAGTCCCTTCGAAAGGTGATCCTGGGgctgaaaaaagaaatggaaGTGCAGAAAAAGGACTATGAAGAGCAAATTAAAAG CCTCCAGAAGGAGAACTACGAAGTCTGGGCCAAAGTGGTGCGACTGAATGAAGAGATCgagaaagagaagaagaagtTTGCGGCGCTGGAATTGAAGCTTCAGAATGTGGAGCGCTCACGGGAAGACGTTGAGAAGAGGAACAAGGTGCTGGAGCAGGAGATCCAGGACTTCGTCAAATCCATGAGTGATCCCAGGGacaaaggaaaataa